A genomic segment from Candidatus Viadribacter manganicus encodes:
- the metB gene encoding cystathionine gamma-synthase, with protein sequence MSKHDETILCSTGVNDDPTHGSVIPPLYLSANYSFDGYGGKRAYDYSRSGNPTRDVLAGALAALEGGAGAVITSSGMSAVDLVLSQLEPGARVIAPHDCYGGTWRLFAARARKKAIDVVFVDQGDNDALGVALASGAALVWVETPSNPLMRVVDIAGIAKRAKLVGARVAVDNTFLSPALQKPIAFGADYVVHSTTKYLNGHSDVVGGAVIAVKAEDLEQLVWWANCTGVTGAPFDSWLTLRGLRTLSVRLERQQRSAGKIASWLAAHPRVSAVYYPGLESHPTHDVARRQQTGFGAMLSFEIDGGEGEVRAALESLSVFTLAESLGGVESLVAHPASMTHASMAAEARCTAGIGDTLLRLSIGLEHEDDLLADLERALRF encoded by the coding sequence ATGAGCAAGCACGACGAAACCATCTTGTGTTCGACCGGTGTGAACGACGATCCGACACACGGTTCTGTCATTCCGCCATTATACCTCTCCGCGAACTACAGCTTCGATGGCTATGGCGGCAAGCGCGCCTACGATTACTCTCGCTCGGGCAATCCAACGCGCGATGTTTTGGCAGGCGCTCTTGCAGCTCTGGAGGGCGGCGCTGGGGCTGTGATCACCAGCTCGGGCATGTCGGCGGTCGATCTTGTCTTGTCGCAGCTTGAACCTGGGGCGCGCGTAATTGCGCCACACGATTGTTACGGTGGCACGTGGCGTCTTTTTGCGGCGCGTGCGCGCAAGAAGGCGATTGACGTCGTCTTTGTTGATCAGGGTGACAATGACGCGCTGGGCGTCGCTTTGGCGAGCGGGGCCGCATTGGTGTGGGTGGAGACGCCCAGCAATCCTTTGATGCGCGTTGTCGATATCGCGGGGATCGCGAAGCGCGCCAAGCTGGTTGGCGCACGCGTTGCTGTCGACAACACGTTTCTATCGCCGGCTTTGCAGAAGCCGATCGCGTTCGGTGCGGATTATGTCGTGCACTCGACGACCAAATACCTGAACGGGCACTCGGATGTCGTTGGCGGCGCGGTGATTGCGGTGAAGGCAGAGGATCTAGAGCAGTTAGTCTGGTGGGCCAATTGTACCGGCGTCACCGGCGCACCGTTCGACTCGTGGCTGACGTTGCGTGGCTTGAGAACGCTCAGCGTGCGCCTGGAGCGGCAGCAGCGGAGCGCGGGTAAGATTGCGTCGTGGCTTGCGGCGCACCCTCGGGTCAGCGCGGTCTATTATCCGGGCCTTGAGTCTCATCCAACGCACGACGTTGCGCGACGTCAACAGACCGGCTTCGGCGCGATGTTGAGCTTCGAGATTGATGGCGGTGAAGGCGAAGTGCGCGCTGCCTTGGAAAGCTTGAGCGTGTTCACGTTGGCGGAATCGTTGGGGGGCGTCGAAAGTTTGGTGGCGCATCCCGCTTCGATGACCCACGCCTCGATGGCAGCGGAAGCGCGTTGCACAGCTGGAATTGGCGACACGCTGCTTCGCCTTTCGATTGGGCTTGAGCACGAAGACGACCTCTTGGCGGACTTGGAGCGCGCGCTGCGCTTTTAA
- a CDS encoding alpha/beta fold hydrolase encodes MLALKSDARETAPGEDFFVDVPSDFRCESGDLLPDAHIRLRLYGDLRQPLIVVAGGISSGRFLHDWWGDQIGEGAAIDLMRYCALGFDFAPTEDQRIRLSPLDQARLVAIALDPLGVRRVHAWVGASYGAMVGLAFAAEAPERLERLCAISAAHKPAVLARGWRGVQRRVVEFALAQGAVEEGLSLARQLAMITYRSAEEFDCRFPGRVGDDGRSDLDRYLVARGDAYVSAMAPQRWLSLSESIDRLEVEPACIQAAVTLAACPTDQIAPIECIEELSRRLPHLHALHELPSLYGHDAFLKEPAQVATIIRTCLEGAE; translated from the coding sequence ATGCTCGCGCTTAAATCAGATGCGCGCGAGACCGCGCCTGGTGAAGATTTTTTCGTTGATGTACCGAGCGATTTTCGCTGCGAGAGTGGCGATTTATTGCCAGACGCGCATATCCGCCTGCGCCTTTATGGCGATCTACGCCAGCCGCTCATCGTGGTCGCCGGCGGCATTTCTAGTGGGCGGTTTCTCCATGATTGGTGGGGAGACCAAATTGGCGAAGGCGCTGCGATCGATCTGATGCGGTATTGCGCGCTTGGGTTCGATTTCGCTCCGACCGAAGATCAGCGCATACGGCTATCGCCGCTGGATCAAGCAAGATTGGTCGCGATCGCGCTGGATCCTCTTGGCGTCCGCCGTGTGCACGCGTGGGTCGGCGCTTCCTATGGCGCGATGGTTGGCTTGGCGTTTGCGGCCGAGGCGCCTGAACGGCTTGAACGCCTGTGCGCGATTTCCGCGGCGCATAAGCCCGCTGTGTTGGCGCGTGGTTGGCGCGGTGTGCAGCGCCGCGTTGTCGAGTTCGCGTTGGCGCAAGGCGCCGTGGAAGAGGGCCTCTCACTCGCGCGGCAATTGGCAATGATCACGTATCGTAGCGCCGAGGAGTTCGACTGTCGCTTCCCGGGGCGTGTGGGCGACGATGGCCGCTCGGATCTTGATCGCTATTTGGTTGCGCGCGGCGATGCGTATGTCAGCGCCATGGCGCCTCAGCGTTGGCTGTCGTTGAGCGAGTCCATCGATCGGCTCGAAGTTGAGCCCGCGTGCATTCAGGCGGCAGTTACGTTGGCCGCTTGCCCGACCGATCAGATCGCGCCGATTGAGTGCATTGAAGAGCTGTCGCGCCGCTTGCCGCATTTGCACGCTTTGCATGAGCTGCCCTCGCTTTATGGGCATGACGCCTTTCTCAAAGAACCGGCGCAGGTCGCCACCATTATTCGCACGTGCCTGGAGGGCGCAGAATGA
- a CDS encoding tetratricopeptide repeat protein: protein METWLELGAAGALFAAAIVVGVMLGWLWPRGLQQALDALGRGLAVIDTLLVERVSWLFGLHWVKGRFARIGRWGLLIAMFVALAVTGAFAPLMFALAALLLSVIGVLAAVRRWGWDEEDRANEVPQHLRRLQGDEDLIHEAMFAIACMFLVAPLLFYRLDQAFSLFDIPSGLGPWAHAAYTLGEFLKAVPLLDYSEVYSVQNISGVTATGLGGRHATFAFRMLMDLALIAGVLQLLSVMQRVASGRDLRRLQGVLDGDDAGAAQSAIETLSELGLRNQSNAKRALVAVLDNPERYPLELRGNAANALKDIGNTLVDKSLLLTAIDGYRALLRDWTRESAPEQWATTQNNLGAALAVLGSRGDDNASRAAIAAHRLALEVRTRESAPADWAATQINLGAALVLGARGDDTALREAIAAFRLALKVYKRESTPRNWAATQINLGAALAMLGERGDDEALREAIAADRSALEVYTRESAPEQWATAQNNLGGALQTLGEHGDDDALREAIAAFRLALEVRTRESRPADWAATQNRLGGVLRTLGERDDDEALREAVAAHRLALKVYKRESTPAHWAATQNYLGGALEARGGRTSDAADWRAAAECYRSALEVWTPVAYPPDHENASRSLVRVQGKLGEP from the coding sequence ATGGAGACTTGGCTCGAGTTAGGTGCAGCCGGCGCCCTCTTCGCAGCGGCGATCGTTGTCGGCGTCATGCTCGGGTGGCTCTGGCCGCGAGGGTTGCAGCAAGCGCTCGACGCTCTCGGACGCGGTCTAGCTGTCATCGACACGTTGTTGGTCGAGCGCGTGTCCTGGCTGTTCGGTCTTCATTGGGTCAAAGGTCGCTTCGCGCGCATCGGGCGATGGGGGCTTCTCATTGCGATGTTCGTCGCGTTGGCGGTCACGGGTGCCTTTGCGCCGCTCATGTTCGCGCTTGCTGCGCTGTTGCTGAGCGTGATTGGTGTTCTCGCGGCAGTCCGGCGCTGGGGCTGGGACGAGGAAGACCGCGCCAATGAAGTGCCCCAGCATCTGCGCCGTCTACAAGGCGATGAAGACCTGATCCACGAGGCGATGTTCGCCATCGCCTGCATGTTCTTGGTTGCGCCGCTCCTGTTCTATCGCCTCGACCAGGCGTTCAGCTTGTTCGATATTCCCTCGGGGCTCGGCCCCTGGGCTCACGCCGCGTACACGCTGGGCGAGTTTCTGAAAGCTGTGCCGCTGTTGGATTATTCCGAAGTGTACAGCGTGCAAAACATCTCCGGCGTCACCGCGACGGGGCTCGGCGGGCGGCACGCGACATTCGCGTTCCGTATGCTCATGGACCTCGCCTTGATCGCCGGAGTGCTGCAACTCCTCTCGGTAATGCAGCGCGTCGCTTCCGGACGCGATCTGCGCCGCTTGCAGGGCGTGCTCGACGGCGACGACGCTGGTGCGGCCCAATCCGCAATCGAGACGCTTAGCGAGCTCGGCCTGCGCAACCAGAGCAATGCGAAACGGGCGCTGGTCGCGGTGCTGGACAACCCAGAGCGCTATCCGCTCGAACTCAGAGGAAACGCAGCGAACGCACTCAAGGACATCGGCAACACACTCGTGGACAAGTCGCTGTTGTTGACCGCGATCGATGGCTACCGCGCGCTGCTGCGCGACTGGACACGCGAGAGTGCCCCGGAGCAGTGGGCCACGACCCAGAACAATCTCGGCGCTGCGTTGGCAGTGCTGGGTTCGCGCGGCGACGACAATGCGTCACGTGCGGCTATCGCCGCCCATCGCCTGGCGCTCGAAGTCCGCACGCGAGAGAGCGCGCCGGCGGACTGGGCCGCGACCCAGATCAATCTCGGAGCTGCGCTGGTATTGGGCGCGCGCGGTGACGACACGGCGCTGCGCGAGGCCATCGCTGCTTTTCGCCTGGCGCTCAAGGTCTACAAACGCGAGAGCACGCCGAGAAACTGGGCCGCGACCCAGATTAATCTCGGAGCTGCGCTGGCAATGCTCGGCGAGCGCGGCGACGACGAGGCGCTGCGTGAAGCGATCGCCGCCGATCGCTCGGCGCTTGAGGTCTACACCCGCGAGAGCGCCCCGGAGCAGTGGGCCACGGCCCAGAACAATCTCGGCGGTGCGCTTCAAACACTGGGCGAGCACGGCGACGACGATGCGTTGCGCGAGGCCATCGCCGCTTTTCGCCTAGCGCTCGAGGTCCGCACTCGCGAGAGCAGGCCGGCGGACTGGGCCGCGACCCAGAACCGTCTCGGCGGTGTGCTTCGAACACTGGGCGAGCGCGATGACGACGAGGCGCTGCGCGAGGCCGTCGCCGCCCATCGCCTGGCGCTCAAGGTCTACAAACGCGAGAGCACCCCGGCGCACTGGGCCGCAACCCAGAATTATCTCGGCGGTGCGCTTGAAGCTCGCGGCGGCCGCACCTCGGACGCAGCGGATTGGCGCGCAGCCGCCGAGTGTTACCGGTCGGCGTTGGAAGTGTGGACGCCGGTGGCTTATCCCCCCGATCACGAAAATGCCTCGCGCTCTCTGGTCCGCGTGCAGGGCAAGCTCGGCGAACCCTGA
- a CDS encoding tyrosine-type recombinase/integrase, with the protein MARKAKRPYLPGVHIVRAKDREYHYAYRGGPRLPDPDTDPQGYINAYRKAHSVRVAPSAVILGAQGQTISGLVGLYKASGDFKRLAPSTQKLYRSVLEAIDQHFGTLAVVALKSEQMPARIRTWRDEVADRPRAADTRVEVLSALLQWGVRYGYVTKNPARGIEGIHRANRSDIIWTDDELQRLLAAATPECARAITVAVYTGLRQGDLIALTWDEIDFDVGIVERVTNKSGGRTRATPPLLPESRAALESAPRIAPTALTSGLGRPWTQSGLGNAFRDARDAIGVNKRFHDLRGTAATRFASAGFSAQQIAAFMGWEEGRVEAILKRYVSKRKLAADAARRLRDASEDNH; encoded by the coding sequence GTGGCGCGCAAAGCAAAGCGCCCATATCTGCCCGGCGTGCACATCGTGCGCGCGAAGGACCGGGAATATCACTACGCCTACAGAGGTGGTCCGAGGCTGCCCGATCCCGACACCGATCCGCAGGGCTACATCAACGCCTATCGCAAAGCGCACTCGGTTCGCGTGGCTCCATCCGCAGTAATACTAGGCGCGCAGGGGCAAACGATCTCGGGCCTCGTTGGTCTCTACAAGGCGAGCGGCGACTTCAAGCGTCTCGCCCCGTCCACGCAGAAACTGTATCGCAGCGTACTCGAAGCGATCGACCAACACTTCGGCACGCTCGCGGTCGTGGCGCTCAAGTCTGAACAGATGCCCGCGCGCATTCGGACCTGGCGGGACGAAGTGGCGGACCGCCCACGCGCCGCCGACACGCGCGTCGAAGTGCTCTCCGCGTTGCTGCAATGGGGCGTGCGCTATGGCTATGTCACCAAGAACCCCGCACGCGGGATCGAAGGCATTCACCGCGCCAACCGCTCCGATATCATCTGGACCGACGACGAGCTGCAGCGCCTGCTGGCGGCGGCGACGCCCGAGTGCGCGCGCGCCATCACGGTCGCGGTCTACACCGGATTACGCCAAGGCGATCTCATCGCGCTCACCTGGGACGAGATCGATTTCGATGTCGGTATAGTGGAACGCGTTACAAACAAGAGTGGCGGTCGCACGCGCGCGACCCCACCACTGTTGCCCGAGTCCCGCGCGGCGCTAGAAAGCGCGCCGCGCATTGCGCCGACCGCGCTCACCAGCGGTCTCGGCCGGCCCTGGACACAGAGCGGTCTCGGCAACGCCTTTCGCGACGCGCGCGACGCGATCGGTGTCAACAAGCGCTTTCACGATTTGCGGGGGACAGCGGCGACGCGCTTCGCCTCTGCCGGGTTCAGTGCCCAACAGATCGCCGCGTTCATGGGCTGGGAAGAGGGCCGCGTGGAGGCAATTCTCAAACGCTACGTGTCCAAGCGAAAGCTCGCCGCAGACGCGGCGCGTCGTCTTCGAGATGCATCAGAAGACAATCACTAG